In Tistrella mobilis, the genomic window GCGAGCGCGCGCTGCGCCACGCGGGCGCGGCGGCCCATATCGGCGATCAGGGCGATGGCGTCCACCGGTTCGGCCGGGGTGGCGACCGGAGCGGCCGAAACGGTCCGGGCGGCGGTGCTCAGGGTGTCGGTCATGACGCTTGGGCCTCCTCCGTGTCGTCTCCGGTCGTGGCGGGGGTATCGCCGCCATGGAAGACGAGGTCGTCGCGATGGATCATTTCGTCCCGGCCGCGGAAGCCGAGGATCTGCTCGATTTCCGCCGAGCGATGCCCGGCGATGGCGCGGGCATCGGCATCGCCGTAAGCGGCGAGGCCGCGGGCGATCTCGCGGCCCGAGGGATCGACCACCGCCACCGCGTCGCCGCGCTGGAAGCGGCCGGTCACCAGCCGCACGCCGGCGGGCAGCAGGCTGCCGCCACGGGCAAGTGCCCGCACCGCCCCGTCATCGACCGTCAGCGTGCCGCGAGGGCTTAGCCGGCCACCGATCCAGCGCTTGCGGGCGGTATGGGGGGTGGTTTCGGGATCGAACCAGGTGGCACGACCACCGGCTTCCACCGCGCCGACCGGACCGATATGCCGACCGAGGGCGATGACCATGGCGCAGCCCGCGGCGCCGGCGACCCGGGCGGCGGCAAGCTTGGTGGCCATGCCGCCGGTACCGACGGCTGAGCGGGAGCCGCCGCCCATGGCCATGATCCGGGGCGTCAGCCGCGGCACGCGCGGGATATGGCAGGCCGTGGGGTCGATGCCGGGATCCGCGGTATAGAGCCCGTCGATGTCGGAGAGCAGCAGCAGCAGATCGGCCGACGCCATTTCGGCCACCCGCGCCGACAGCCGGTCATTGTCGCCGAAGCGGATCTCGGCGGTGGCGACGGTGTCGTTCTCGTTGATCACCGGTACGGCCCCGAGCTTGAGCAGGGTGCCGAGGGTGGCGCGCGCATTCAGATAGCGCCGGCGGGCCTCGCTGTCCTCCAGCGTCAGCAGCACCTGTGCGACCTGGATGCCATGGGGCCCGAGCACGGTTTCATAGGCATGGGCCAGGCGGATCTGGCCGGTGGCCGCAGCGGCCTGTTTCTCTTCCAGCCGCAGCACGCCCTGGCCAAGCCCCAGCAGCCGGCGGCCGAGCGCGATCGCGCCCGACGAGACCACGATGACTTCCTGGCCACGGGCGCGCATGCGAACGATGTCGTCGGCCAGGCTCTGCAGCCAGGCCTCACGCAGCCGGCCGGTGGTCTCGTCGACCAGCAGGGCAGAGCCGACCTTGATCACCACGCGCTTCGCGGCCCGCAGGCCCGTTGCCGCAGGTGTGTCGGCGAGGTCGGTATCGGCGATGGTCACCGTTTCCTCCCGCGGCCGGGGATGTCCCCCTCCTCACCATCATCTGCCGCGTCGTCTTCCGCCTCATCCTCGTCGAAATCGTCCTCGTCTTCGAAATCGTCCTCGTCGTCATCGAGGTCGTCTTCGTCGTCGAGGTCTTCATCCGTGTCCGGATCCTCGTCCTCGTCCTCGTCGTCGAGGTCATCCTCCTCGTCGTCGAGGTCGTCTCCGATATCTTCCCCGGCCTCTTCGGCGTCGTCTTCCGCCTCGTCCTCGTCCTCGTCCTCATCGCCCCAATCGTCCCACTCCTCGTCGTCAGAGGCGGTGACGACCAGACGATCGGCTTCCAGGCCGTCGACCAGGTCTTCGTATTCATCGAAAAGATCAGAGGTGCCGGCGCGGGCGCGGCCTTCGGCCGGAGCGTCCTCGGGGGGCGGCAGGCGCAGCAGGGGCGCACGCTTTTGTGCCGAGGCGTCGACGGGGTCGTCGACCACGCCCAGCTCGCGGCGCTGACGCTCGCGCGCCTCGCGCTCTGCCTCGCGCACCGCATGGACATGGGGGAGCAGAGCGTGCAGCGCCTCGGTCACGCCCCGGCGCGAGACGCCGGAGAGCGCCAGCACCGGCCGGCCAAGCTCTTCCTCCACATAATCCTTCACCAGCGCGAGCGTGTCGTCGTCGACCGCATCGATCTTGCTCAGCGCCACGATCTCGGGCTTGTCGGTGATGCCGTGGCCGAAGGCTTCCAGCTCGCCGCGCACGATCCGGTAATCCTTCACCGGATCCTCGGCGGTGACGTCGAGCAGGTGGAGCAGCGCGCCGCAGCGCTCGACATGGCGCAGGAAGCGGTCGCCGAGCCCGTGTCCTTCATGGGCGCCTTCGATCAGCCCGGGAATGTCGGCCAGCACGAATTCCTCGTCGCCGGTCCGGACCACGCCCAGATTGGGATGCAGCGTGGTGAAGGGATAATCGGCGATCTTGGGGCGTGCCGCCGTGACGCCGGCCAGAAAGGTCGACTTGCCGGCATTGGGCAGCCCGACCAGCCCGGCATCGGCGATGACCTTCAGCCGCAGCCACAGCCAGCGCTCGGTACCCTCGGTGCCGGGATTGGCCCGGCGCGGGGCCTGGGTGATCGAGGATTTGAATCGGGCATTGCCGAAGCCGCCGCTGCCGCCGTCGCAGATCAGCACCCGCATGCCCGGCTCGGTCAGGTCGATCAGCATCCGCTCGCCATGCTCGTCCCAGATCTGGGTGCCGACCGGCAGATGGATTTCGACATCGGTGCCGCGGGCGCCGTGGCGGTTGCGGCCCATGCCGTGGACACCGCGGCCGGCCTTGAAGTGCTGCTGGTAGCGGAAATCGATCAGTGTGTTGAGGTTTTCGACCGCCACCGCGATCACGCGGCCGCCATCACCGCCGTCGCCCCCGTCCGGGCCGCCGAACTCGATGTACTTCTCTCGCCGGAAACTGACGCAGCCATTGCCGCCGTCGCCGCCGCGCACGTAGATCTTGGCCTGGTCGAGGAACTTCACCGGGGGCGACTTTCGAAGGGCGGACGGTCCCGATCGTCGCTGGGATCGCCGTTCGCCTGCAAAATGAGGATGGGCGGGAACGCAAACAAGGGGGATGGCCGAGCCATCCCCCTCGTGTCGCATTTCCGGAACCGACGACCAGCCATGCCTTCAGGCAGTGGCACGCATCAGATCCGGCATGTCTCGCGTCGGGCGGCCGGCCTGGATCAGGCCTGCGCCGGCTCGACGTGAATGATGGTCCGGTCGTCGCGGCCGCGGCTGAAGGTCACGGTGCCGTCGGTCAGGGCGAACAGGGTGTGGTCGCGGCCCATGCCGACATTGCGGCCGGGGTACCACTTGGTGCCGCGCTGACGGATGAGGATGTTGCCGGCAATCACGGCTTCGCCGCCGAACTTCTTGACGCCGAGGCGCCGGCCGGCACTGTCGCGACCGTTGCGGGAGCTGCCGCCTGCCTTTTT contains:
- the proB gene encoding glutamate 5-kinase, with protein sequence MTIADTDLADTPAATGLRAAKRVVIKVGSALLVDETTGRLREAWLQSLADDIVRMRARGQEVIVVSSGAIALGRRLLGLGQGVLRLEEKQAAAATGQIRLAHAYETVLGPHGIQVAQVLLTLEDSEARRRYLNARATLGTLLKLGAVPVINENDTVATAEIRFGDNDRLSARVAEMASADLLLLLSDIDGLYTADPGIDPTACHIPRVPRLTPRIMAMGGGSRSAVGTGGMATKLAAARVAGAAGCAMVIALGRHIGPVGAVEAGGRATWFDPETTPHTARKRWIGGRLSPRGTLTVDDGAVRALARGGSLLPAGVRLVTGRFQRGDAVAVVDPSGREIARGLAAYGDADARAIAGHRSAEIEQILGFRGRDEMIHRDDLVFHGGDTPATTGDDTEEAQAS
- the obgE gene encoding GTPase ObgE, which encodes MKFLDQAKIYVRGGDGGNGCVSFRREKYIEFGGPDGGDGGDGGRVIAVAVENLNTLIDFRYQQHFKAGRGVHGMGRNRHGARGTDVEIHLPVGTQIWDEHGERMLIDLTEPGMRVLICDGGSGGFGNARFKSSITQAPRRANPGTEGTERWLWLRLKVIADAGLVGLPNAGKSTFLAGVTAARPKIADYPFTTLHPNLGVVRTGDEEFVLADIPGLIEGAHEGHGLGDRFLRHVERCGALLHLLDVTAEDPVKDYRIVRGELEAFGHGITDKPEIVALSKIDAVDDDTLALVKDYVEEELGRPVLALSGVSRRGVTEALHALLPHVHAVREAEREARERQRRELGVVDDPVDASAQKRAPLLRLPPPEDAPAEGRARAGTSDLFDEYEDLVDGLEADRLVVTASDDEEWDDWGDEDEDEDEAEDDAEEAGEDIGDDLDDEEDDLDDEDEDEDPDTDEDLDDEDDLDDDEDDFEDEDDFDEDEAEDDAADDGEEGDIPGRGRKR
- the rpmA gene encoding 50S ribosomal protein L27, with the protein product MAHKKAGGSSRNGRDSAGRRLGVKKFGGEAVIAGNILIRQRGTKWYPGRNVGMGRDHTLFALTDGTVTFSRGRDDRTIIHVEPAQA